The Gemmatimonas sp. UBA7669 genome includes a region encoding these proteins:
- a CDS encoding DUF4397 domain-containing protein — protein MRLTRLAMLTLGAALTAACSEPSNDPTTPDVPPLAFVRYINAVPDTLNTTVRFTDQVQWSPMTFVNVPFRGLGQGNYQPTQAGSRKFRVFTTDATNFSTAGNTVILVDTTLTFEAGKYYTLLHMGYARAGSTPRQRIVSINDVHPNPGAQVAVRAIHAALGVGAVDIYATATATSPISGTPLFRNVATEAVSPYANVNAAAFATQIAAAGGTTALVAAAAPAGTAGTTQLNPIAGATIAGSVLSAVAFPASPANSAGARFTTPGIVYFIDKNPPPTAP, from the coding sequence ATGCGGTTGACTCGACTTGCCATGCTCACGCTGGGTGCCGCCCTCACGGCGGCGTGCAGCGAGCCCAGCAACGACCCCACGACGCCGGACGTTCCGCCACTGGCGTTTGTGCGCTACATCAACGCGGTGCCTGACACGCTCAACACCACGGTCCGCTTCACGGATCAAGTGCAGTGGTCACCCATGACCTTTGTAAACGTACCGTTCCGTGGCCTGGGCCAAGGCAACTACCAGCCCACGCAGGCCGGCTCGCGCAAGTTCCGCGTCTTCACCACCGACGCCACGAACTTCTCCACCGCCGGCAATACCGTGATTCTGGTTGACACCACGCTGACCTTCGAGGCCGGCAAGTACTACACCCTGCTGCACATGGGCTATGCGCGAGCCGGAAGTACGCCACGCCAGCGCATTGTTTCCATCAACGACGTGCATCCCAACCCGGGCGCCCAGGTGGCGGTGCGGGCGATTCACGCGGCCCTTGGTGTCGGAGCCGTCGACATCTACGCCACGGCCACGGCGACGTCACCCATCAGCGGTACGCCACTGTTCCGTAACGTGGCCACGGAAGCCGTGTCACCGTACGCCAACGTGAACGCCGCGGCATTTGCCACGCAGATTGCTGCTGCGGGGGGAACAACGGCCCTGGTCGCCGCGGCGGCGCCGGCAGGCACAGCCGGAACCACGCAGCTCAATCCCATCGCCGGTGCGACCATCGCCGGATCGGTGCTGAGTGCCGTGGCCTTCCCGGCGTCCCCGGCCAACTCGGCCGGCGCCCGCTTCACCACGCCGGGCATCGTATATTTCATCGACAAGAACCCGCCGCCAACGGCGCCGTAA
- a CDS encoding DsbA family protein, with protein sequence MSVFRFLALATGLLLLTGAAGSCGPSADKARASTPAPLDTLGEATLMNRADQGRLLGPDSAMWVVMISDFQCPYCKRWHDESMANFRRDYVETGKVRFAYLHLPLESIHPHARAQAEAATCAGVQGKFWPYADAIFAGFDAVKGMSNVNPLLERYARELKLDMAAYEQCRMSRAIKVLIQNDIQQATQAGVQSTPSFVIGEFLVKGALPWPDFRKAVDTALIMHRQRAKARTTAP encoded by the coding sequence ATGTCCGTTTTCCGATTCCTCGCCCTGGCCACGGGCCTGCTGCTGCTGACCGGGGCCGCCGGCTCCTGTGGTCCCTCGGCCGACAAGGCCCGTGCCTCAACGCCGGCGCCGCTCGACACTCTGGGCGAGGCCACGCTCATGAACCGCGCCGATCAGGGCCGACTGCTTGGCCCCGACAGCGCCATGTGGGTGGTGATGATCAGCGACTTCCAGTGCCCCTACTGCAAGCGCTGGCACGACGAGTCCATGGCCAACTTCCGCCGGGACTACGTGGAGACGGGCAAGGTGCGATTCGCCTATCTGCATCTGCCGCTCGAGTCCATTCACCCGCACGCCCGCGCGCAGGCCGAAGCCGCCACCTGCGCCGGTGTGCAGGGCAAGTTCTGGCCCTATGCCGACGCCATCTTTGCGGGCTTCGATGCCGTGAAGGGCATGAGCAACGTCAATCCGCTGCTCGAACGCTATGCGCGCGAACTCAAGCTCGACATGGCCGCCTACGAACAGTGCCGCATGTCGCGCGCCATCAAGGTGCTGATTCAGAACGACATTCAGCAGGCCACGCAGGCCGGCGTGCAGTCCACGCCGTCGTTCGTGATCGGCGAGTTTCTGGTGAAGGGTGCGCTGCCCTGGCCCGACTTCCGCAAGGCCGTGGACACCGCCCTCATCATGCATCGCCAGCGCGCGAAGGCCCGGACGACGGCGCCCTGA
- a CDS encoding four helix bundle protein — protein sequence MATHRDLKVWQLAQQLAAGVYELTRGAAAAQMPNLVEQIRRSALSIGANIAEGRALGSNAQFKRHLSIALGSAAETDSHLDALLSAGVVDALQALELRDSTATIQRMLIALQRKIG from the coding sequence ATGGCCACGCATCGTGATCTCAAGGTCTGGCAGCTGGCGCAGCAGTTGGCGGCGGGGGTGTACGAATTGACCCGTGGCGCTGCGGCAGCGCAGATGCCAAACCTCGTCGAGCAGATCCGCCGTTCCGCATTGTCCATTGGCGCCAACATCGCCGAAGGTCGCGCGCTGGGAAGCAACGCGCAGTTCAAGCGTCACCTCAGCATCGCGCTGGGGTCTGCGGCCGAAACCGATTCGCATCTCGACGCGCTGCTCTCCGCCGGCGTCGTCGATGCCCTCCAGGCACTGGAGCTGCGCGACTCCACCGCGACGATCCAGCGCATGCTCATCGCGCTGCAACGAAAGATCGGATGA
- the metG gene encoding methionine--tRNA ligase, which yields MPRFFLTTAIDYANGDPHLGHALEKIGADVIARYRRLCGDDVHLLIGMDEHGQKVQQTAAKESVAPQAFTDSIAERFRAMWAKLDISYDQFIRTTEAHHKAGVQALIRAIAERNPDDFYERSYTGMYCVGCEAFKQDADIVDGKCALHPTRTLEEVEERNWFFRLSKYQGFLQELLASNPSFIEPQSRRNEILGLLAQGLEDISASRARLDWAVPFPLPLSTGETQGTYVWFDALPNYLTATGYPDAGYEARWPADLHIIGKDITRFHVVIWPAMLHAAGLPLPRQVWAHGFVSLGGERFSKSAGVKLDLGEAIDRFGADAFRYVLLREVPFDGDGNFSWERFEERYTADLANAYGNLASRAMAMVEKYCDGVVPAAARPEAEQEDDADLAAYHAAMHGENGWLLHEGLAAVYRMAQRANEYTASTTPWAVAKDPSRRAELDQILASLIRRVAKQTVLYAPFMPNKAQQVWAQLGGPGNVADQRMTNLDSLDPSGWKVSKGDILFPRPTSEKPA from the coding sequence ATGCCCCGATTTTTCCTGACCACCGCCATCGACTACGCCAACGGCGATCCCCACCTCGGCCACGCCCTCGAGAAGATCGGCGCCGACGTCATCGCCCGCTATCGCCGCCTCTGTGGCGACGATGTCCATCTGCTGATCGGCATGGACGAACACGGTCAGAAAGTGCAGCAGACCGCAGCCAAGGAAAGCGTCGCGCCGCAGGCCTTCACCGACAGCATCGCCGAGCGCTTCCGTGCGATGTGGGCGAAGTTGGACATCTCGTATGACCAGTTCATCCGCACCACCGAGGCCCACCACAAGGCCGGTGTGCAGGCGCTCATCCGGGCGATCGCCGAGCGCAATCCCGATGATTTTTACGAGCGGTCGTACACCGGCATGTATTGCGTCGGCTGCGAAGCCTTCAAGCAGGACGCCGACATCGTGGACGGCAAGTGTGCGCTGCATCCCACGCGAACGCTCGAAGAGGTGGAGGAGCGCAACTGGTTCTTCCGCCTCAGCAAGTATCAGGGTTTTCTGCAGGAGTTGCTGGCCAGCAATCCGTCGTTCATCGAGCCCCAGAGCCGTCGCAACGAAATCCTCGGTCTGCTCGCGCAGGGCCTGGAAGACATCTCCGCGTCGCGTGCGCGTCTCGACTGGGCCGTGCCCTTCCCGCTGCCGCTCAGCACCGGCGAAACCCAGGGCACCTATGTGTGGTTCGACGCCCTGCCCAACTACCTCACGGCCACCGGTTATCCCGATGCCGGCTACGAGGCGCGCTGGCCGGCCGACTTGCACATCATCGGCAAGGACATCACGCGTTTCCATGTGGTGATCTGGCCGGCCATGTTGCACGCCGCCGGCCTGCCGCTGCCCAGGCAGGTGTGGGCGCACGGCTTCGTGTCGCTGGGCGGTGAACGCTTCAGCAAGAGTGCCGGCGTCAAGCTGGATTTGGGTGAGGCCATCGACCGATTTGGCGCCGATGCCTTTCGCTATGTACTGCTGCGCGAAGTGCCGTTTGATGGCGACGGCAACTTTTCGTGGGAGCGTTTCGAGGAGCGCTACACCGCCGATCTCGCCAACGCCTACGGCAACCTTGCCAGTCGCGCCATGGCCATGGTGGAGAAGTACTGCGACGGTGTGGTGCCCGCGGCCGCACGCCCCGAGGCGGAACAGGAAGACGACGCCGACCTCGCCGCCTATCACGCCGCCATGCACGGCGAAAACGGCTGGCTGCTGCACGAGGGTCTCGCGGCCGTGTATCGCATGGCCCAGCGCGCCAATGAATACACGGCGTCCACCACGCCGTGGGCCGTGGCCAAGGATCCGTCGCGCAGGGCGGAGCTGGATCAGATCCTGGCTTCACTCATTCGCCGCGTAGCCAAACAGACCGTGCTCTACGCGCCCTTCATGCCCAACAAGGCGCAGCAGGTCTGGGCACAGCTCGGCGGCCCCGGCAACGTGGCCGATCAGCGTATGACCAATCTCGACAGCCTCGACCCCAGCGGCTGGAAGGTGAGCAAGGGCGACATTCTTTTCCCGCGCCCAACTAGCGAGAAGCCCGCGTAA
- a CDS encoding PSP1 domain-containing protein: protein MAHLIEVAFRGNRKEFFSWDGETPPPLKAGVIVEADRGEDFGRVHSTGELAAVRCNGCAHGCGSEPPARKALRLATPAEVLSDRALDEENERARRQAMERVKAHDLVMKLTDAEWQWDRRKLTIFFTAEKRVDFRTLVRDLAALFKTRIELKQIGVRDEAKRLGGVGRCGREYCSSSWLPDLRPVNLGVAKDQRLSLNPQQISGACGRLMCCLRYEHEFYVQSRRKFPKEGKILATSRGEEKVVSCDIFNERVTLRTADGDTRVLGLLELREEVERHDAVAMLDPGVTAEMPIMLDASQVSMLDTAEYEVVALRDANLPPRVEAAIAVTEAEEGTDTDTDTDTDTDSDADENTDSDSDGSSGSVEGAPKRKRRRGRRGGRRLRAAEERRKAETDGEEAV, encoded by the coding sequence GTGGCGCACCTCATCGAAGTCGCGTTCCGCGGCAACCGCAAGGAGTTCTTTTCGTGGGACGGCGAGACGCCGCCCCCGCTCAAGGCGGGGGTCATCGTCGAGGCCGATCGTGGCGAGGACTTCGGGCGGGTGCACAGCACCGGCGAACTCGCCGCAGTGCGCTGCAATGGCTGCGCGCACGGTTGCGGCAGCGAGCCGCCCGCGCGCAAGGCGCTGCGCCTGGCCACGCCGGCCGAGGTGTTGTCCGACCGCGCGCTCGATGAGGAGAACGAGCGGGCGCGTCGTCAGGCCATGGAACGCGTGAAGGCGCATGACCTCGTCATGAAGCTCACCGACGCGGAATGGCAGTGGGATCGGCGCAAGCTCACGATCTTCTTCACGGCCGAGAAGCGGGTGGACTTCCGCACGCTGGTGCGTGATCTCGCGGCGCTGTTCAAGACACGCATTGAGCTCAAGCAGATCGGTGTGCGCGACGAGGCCAAGCGCCTGGGCGGGGTGGGACGCTGCGGCCGTGAGTACTGCTCGTCATCGTGGCTGCCCGACCTGCGGCCGGTGAATCTCGGCGTGGCCAAGGATCAGCGACTCTCGCTCAACCCGCAGCAGATTTCCGGGGCCTGTGGGCGGCTCATGTGCTGTCTGCGTTACGAGCACGAGTTCTATGTGCAGAGCCGTCGCAAGTTCCCCAAGGAGGGGAAGATTCTTGCGACGTCGCGCGGCGAAGAGAAGGTGGTGAGCTGCGACATCTTCAACGAGAGGGTGACGCTGCGCACGGCCGACGGCGACACACGGGTGTTGGGGCTGCTCGAACTGCGTGAGGAGGTCGAACGGCACGACGCGGTGGCGATGCTGGATCCGGGGGTGACGGCGGAGATGCCGATCATGCTCGACGCATCGCAGGTGTCGATGTTGGATACGGCGGAATACGAGGTGGTGGCGCTACGCGACGCGAACTTGCCGCCGAGGGTTGAGGCGGCGATCGCGGTGACGGAGGCTGAGGAGGGGACGGACACCGACACGGACACCGACACGGACACCGACTCGGACGCCGACGAAAACACGGACTCGGACAGTGACGGGAGCTCGGGTTCAGTAGAGGGAGCGCCGAAGCGGAAGCGGCGGAGAGGGCGGCGAGGAGGGCGGCGCTTGCGGGCGGCGGAGGAACGGCGGAAGGCGGAGACGGACGGGGAAGAAGCGGTCTGA
- a CDS encoding 3-deoxy-D-manno-octulosonic acid transferase translates to MNALLGACYAAGMALADAAGVVASALAPEAENKLLRSLRARRGLLTRWAAHTASRDNSRPLVWWHAPSVGEGLQARPVAQAARRAHPDWQQAYSFYSPSAERFACSVGAEFSDYLPFDRAASADTLLQRLTPSALVFAKLDVWPVLVARAKRQRVPVALISATLSAVSGRRGMLSSALLRDAYAALDAVGAIDAVNAERLVALGVRPQVVEVTGDTRFDQVAERAASVNRASPLLTLLASDRPTLVAGSTWPADEAPLCAAWEALRDRHDARGKAPRLIIAPHEPGASHLKPLQHWALRIGARAATLSELEQRGRSDDVDVVIVDRVGVLGELYALAQLAFVGGGFHAAGLHSVIEPAAFGVPVLFGPQHHMSREAGLLLQAGAGFSVDSAAALQSRLTALLLNEDDRRESGARAADLVEAERGATARSLALVERLVSRPAISQRSP, encoded by the coding sequence GTGAACGCCCTGCTCGGTGCCTGCTACGCGGCCGGCATGGCGCTGGCAGACGCCGCAGGCGTCGTGGCATCGGCGCTGGCACCGGAGGCCGAAAACAAGCTGCTGCGCTCATTGCGCGCGCGGCGCGGCCTGCTGACGCGCTGGGCTGCACACACCGCATCGCGCGACAATTCCCGCCCGCTCGTGTGGTGGCACGCGCCGTCGGTGGGCGAGGGCCTGCAGGCCCGTCCCGTGGCCCAGGCCGCGCGTCGTGCACACCCCGACTGGCAGCAGGCCTATTCGTTCTACTCGCCCAGCGCCGAGCGTTTTGCGTGCAGTGTCGGCGCCGAGTTCAGCGACTATCTGCCCTTCGACCGCGCCGCGTCGGCCGACACCCTGCTGCAGCGGCTCACGCCTTCGGCCCTGGTATTTGCCAAGCTCGACGTATGGCCGGTGCTCGTGGCCCGCGCAAAGCGGCAGCGGGTGCCGGTGGCACTCATCAGTGCCACCCTGTCCGCGGTGTCAGGGCGTCGCGGTATGCTGTCCTCGGCGCTGCTGCGTGACGCCTATGCCGCGCTCGATGCGGTGGGAGCCATTGATGCCGTCAACGCCGAACGCCTCGTGGCGCTGGGTGTGCGACCGCAGGTGGTGGAGGTCACCGGTGACACGCGCTTCGATCAGGTGGCGGAGCGCGCGGCCAGCGTCAATCGCGCGTCGCCGCTCTTGACCCTGCTAGCCTCGGACCGTCCGACGCTGGTGGCCGGTTCCACCTGGCCGGCCGACGAAGCGCCACTCTGTGCGGCATGGGAAGCCCTGCGCGACCGGCATGATGCACGCGGCAAGGCACCGCGCCTCATCATCGCCCCGCACGAGCCCGGCGCATCACACCTCAAGCCACTGCAGCACTGGGCATTGCGTATTGGGGCGCGCGCCGCCACGCTCAGCGAGCTCGAGCAGCGTGGACGCAGCGACGATGTGGACGTGGTGATTGTCGACCGTGTGGGGGTGCTGGGTGAGCTGTATGCACTGGCCCAGCTGGCATTCGTGGGCGGCGGTTTTCATGCCGCAGGTCTGCATTCGGTCATCGAACCGGCGGCGTTTGGCGTGCCCGTACTGTTTGGTCCGCAGCATCACATGAGTCGCGAGGCCGGGCTGCTGCTGCAGGCTGGCGCAGGCTTCAGCGTGGACAGTGCGGCCGCGTTGCAGAGTCGACTGACGGCGCTGCTGCTCAACGAGGACGATCGCCGCGAGTCCGGTGCTCGTGCAGCAGACCTGGTGGAAGCCGAGCGTGGCGCCACCGCGCGATCACTGGCGTTGGTGGAGCGGCTGGTCAGCCGGCCTGCGATCTCTCAGCGATCTCCGTAA
- a CDS encoding RagB/SusD family nutrient uptake outer membrane protein produces the protein MRKHVPTIVTAGALIGLTACGDKLNVTNLNNPDVARAYATPAGVEGVIAGLGVQVFNTQRATESVNTQSKILAGETFASVANFGMAARAQIPRSIISNELGNDNQTGNLANFNQFSRVSRTASNAIAALDRIVAGGGTLGSTAQNARAKAFAFYVLGQALGNLSLAYDSAAIVTPATPSDVVPGLSSAAAVNAAALQMLDSAIAQANLTVTGSNGFPLPNTWINGQSVSRDQFVQLARSYKARYRAGVARTPAQRAAVNWTEVIADANAGIKSDFTVNVGGGSGWTAQFDLTQIYVVGGWHSMSPLYYGMADVSGGYQSWLATPRDSRNAFLIVTPDKRWPQGTTRAAQQANTPSNTLPPGVYVRNRPTGDDVPIAGYGDSYYDHRRYGAANLAANTGPYTEMSATEIAMLAAEGYIRTNNLPAAIALVNASRARNGLDALPALTSATTPYSTDKSTCVPQVPQAPNFTTTACGSLLEAMKYEKRMETAFTGYFIWFADSRGWGDLVEGTVVEWPVPYQEMQARQQTYYNGTNRAARGTYGF, from the coding sequence ATGCGTAAGCATGTACCAACCATCGTGACCGCTGGTGCGCTGATCGGCCTTACGGCCTGCGGCGACAAGCTGAACGTCACGAATCTCAACAATCCGGATGTGGCACGCGCCTATGCCACACCCGCCGGCGTCGAAGGTGTGATTGCCGGCCTTGGGGTCCAGGTCTTCAACACCCAGCGCGCCACGGAGTCCGTCAACACCCAGTCCAAGATTCTGGCTGGTGAGACGTTCGCGTCCGTGGCCAACTTCGGCATGGCGGCCCGCGCCCAGATTCCGCGTTCGATCATCTCGAACGAACTGGGCAACGACAACCAGACCGGCAATCTCGCCAACTTCAACCAGTTCTCCCGCGTCTCTCGTACCGCCTCCAACGCCATCGCGGCGCTGGATCGCATCGTCGCCGGCGGTGGGACCCTTGGGTCGACAGCGCAGAATGCCCGCGCCAAGGCCTTTGCGTTCTACGTGCTGGGTCAGGCCCTCGGCAACTTGTCGCTGGCCTACGACTCGGCGGCCATCGTGACGCCCGCCACGCCAAGCGACGTGGTGCCGGGACTGTCGTCGGCGGCGGCGGTGAACGCGGCGGCGCTCCAGATGCTGGACTCGGCCATTGCCCAGGCAAACCTCACGGTCACTGGCAGCAACGGTTTCCCACTACCCAACACCTGGATCAACGGCCAGAGTGTCTCGCGTGACCAGTTCGTGCAGCTCGCCCGTTCGTACAAGGCGCGCTACCGCGCGGGGGTCGCACGGACCCCGGCGCAGCGTGCCGCGGTGAACTGGACCGAGGTCATCGCCGACGCGAATGCCGGTATCAAGTCCGACTTCACGGTGAACGTTGGCGGCGGGTCCGGCTGGACCGCCCAGTTTGACCTGACGCAGATCTACGTGGTGGGCGGGTGGCACAGCATGTCACCGCTGTACTACGGCATGGCCGACGTTTCCGGCGGGTACCAGAGCTGGTTGGCCACGCCGCGCGACAGTCGAAACGCTTTCCTCATTGTGACACCGGACAAGCGTTGGCCGCAGGGCACCACGCGTGCCGCGCAGCAGGCGAACACGCCGAGCAACACGCTGCCGCCCGGCGTGTACGTGCGGAATCGGCCGACAGGAGATGACGTACCCATCGCTGGCTACGGCGATTCGTACTACGATCACCGGCGGTACGGTGCCGCCAATCTGGCGGCCAACACCGGCCCGTACACCGAGATGTCGGCTACCGAGATCGCGATGCTGGCGGCCGAAGGCTACATCCGTACCAACAACCTGCCGGCGGCCATCGCGCTGGTGAACGCCAGCCGCGCGCGGAATGGCCTCGATGCGCTGCCCGCACTCACCTCGGCCACCACGCCCTATTCGACGGACAAGTCGACCTGTGTGCCGCAGGTGCCGCAGGCGCCCAATTTCACCACCACGGCCTGTGGCAGCCTGCTAGAGGCCATGAAGTACGAGAAGCGCATGGAGACCGCCTTTACGGGCTATTTCATCTGGTTCGCCGACAGCCGTGGTTGGGGCGATCTGGTGGAAGGCACCGTCGTGGAGTGGCCCGTGCCGTATCAGGAGATGCAGGCGAGACAGCAGACGTACTACAACGGGACCAACCGGGCCGCCCGCGGTACCTACGGCTTCTGA
- a CDS encoding nucleotidyltransferase domain-containing protein — MAQTGKGPGGKLSGGRSTLSLDDLVSQLKAVHGASLTAVVLYGSAATNEHVEGLSDVNVMVLVESIPFATMQALAPTMRAWQEAGNPPALELTVAEWRASADIFPIEYADILERHRVLHGALPVEGLVVRRRDLRLQVEQEAMGKLLRLRRGVMVAGSDVARQQDLLRASLSSLLVIFRAIMRLGGEVPPRDADAVIDAVAARTGFDATPYHQVLALKRGTAVETRDTSALLESYVTGMASLVAWLDGYTPPESVPELLSPVSR; from the coding sequence GTGGCTCAGACTGGTAAGGGCCCGGGCGGCAAGCTCTCGGGCGGGCGATCGACGCTCTCGCTGGACGACCTCGTGTCGCAGCTGAAGGCCGTGCACGGCGCTTCGCTGACGGCGGTGGTGCTGTATGGCTCAGCCGCCACCAACGAGCACGTCGAGGGGTTGTCCGACGTGAACGTGATGGTGCTGGTGGAGTCCATCCCCTTCGCCACCATGCAGGCGCTTGCGCCCACCATGCGCGCGTGGCAGGAGGCGGGCAATCCACCGGCGCTGGAACTGACGGTGGCCGAGTGGCGGGCGTCGGCTGACATTTTCCCCATCGAGTACGCCGACATTTTGGAGCGGCATCGGGTGCTGCACGGCGCCTTGCCGGTGGAAGGCCTCGTGGTGCGCCGGCGCGACCTGCGGCTGCAGGTGGAGCAGGAGGCCATGGGCAAGCTGCTGCGGCTGCGCCGCGGCGTGATGGTGGCCGGCAGTGATGTCGCGCGCCAGCAGGATCTGCTGCGCGCGAGTCTGAGCAGTCTGCTGGTGATTTTCCGCGCCATCATGCGGCTGGGCGGCGAGGTGCCGCCGCGTGATGCGGACGCGGTCATCGATGCGGTGGCCGCGCGCACGGGCTTTGACGCCACGCCCTACCACCAGGTGCTGGCGCTCAAGCGCGGCACCGCCGTGGAGACGCGTGACACGTCGGCCCTGCTGGAATCGTACGTAACCGGGATGGCGTCGCTGGTGGCCTGGTTGGACGGATACACGCCGCCCGAGTCGGTCCCTGAGCTGTTGTCCCCCGTTTCCCGTTGA
- a CDS encoding LemA family protein, with amino-acid sequence MLRTTLPSNARSVSGGVRGLLRRTAVMAALVLPLSMSACGYNDIQSLDEQAAQAKQNIDAQLQRRADLIPNLVNTVKGFAAQEEKVLTEVTQARAGLMGALQKPGGSDPTELANANAQLTGALGRLTIAVEAYPELKSNENFLRLQDELTGTENRIAVSRTDYNNAVRQYNEYIRKFPQVLTAKATGAKPRVYFEVTDSAARSAPTVDFNK; translated from the coding sequence ATGCTGCGTACTACGCTGCCTTCGAACGCGCGATCTGTGTCTGGTGGTGTGCGTGGGCTGCTGCGCCGGACGGCCGTGATGGCGGCGCTGGTGCTGCCGCTGTCGATGAGTGCCTGCGGCTACAACGATATCCAGTCGCTGGACGAACAGGCGGCGCAGGCCAAGCAGAACATCGACGCGCAGTTGCAGCGCCGTGCGGATCTCATCCCCAATCTCGTGAACACGGTCAAGGGGTTTGCCGCGCAGGAAGAGAAAGTGTTGACCGAAGTCACGCAGGCGCGCGCGGGGCTCATGGGCGCCCTGCAGAAGCCAGGTGGCTCGGATCCGACCGAGTTGGCCAACGCCAACGCGCAGCTCACGGGCGCGCTGGGTCGTTTGACGATTGCGGTGGAGGCGTATCCCGAGCTCAAGTCGAACGAGAATTTCCTGCGGTTGCAGGACGAGCTGACGGGCACGGAGAATCGCATTGCGGTGTCGCGTACGGATTACAACAACGCGGTGCGGCAGTACAACGAGTATATCCGGAAATTCCCGCAGGTGCTCACGGCCAAGGCGACCGGCGCGAAGCCGCGGGTGTACTTCGAGGTGACGGATTCGGCGGCGCGGTCGGCGCCTACGGTGGACTTCAACAAATAA
- a CDS encoding carboxypeptidase-like regulatory domain-containing protein, which produces MAFAQVIRGTARASGSERPLERARIVAMREDGRGVGEATTDDAGRFLLRVDARGEPFLISITRIGLRPTLSSTLYLGPRDTLDVDFSVAEEGIVTDTVKVTSAPTLNATRLAEANRRGWRVLPPAEVEKLRERSNSFEDLLRSSGNTGLIIGRRDECIRSTRTNRCLLIVLDGVPLSGTYPNINPRDVYFLAVLSPNQAQVQFGDRAPNGALVVYTRAYGDR; this is translated from the coding sequence GTGGCCTTCGCCCAAGTCATTCGCGGCACCGCCCGCGCCTCAGGCAGCGAACGGCCGCTGGAACGGGCCCGCATCGTAGCCATGCGGGAGGACGGACGCGGCGTCGGCGAGGCCACCACCGATGATGCCGGACGATTCCTGCTCCGCGTGGATGCGCGCGGTGAGCCCTTCCTGATTTCCATCACGCGCATCGGTCTGCGGCCCACTCTCTCCAGCACCCTGTATCTCGGGCCCCGTGATACGCTCGATGTGGACTTCAGCGTGGCGGAAGAGGGCATTGTCACGGACACCGTCAAGGTCACCTCGGCGCCGACGCTCAACGCCACGCGACTGGCGGAGGCCAATAGGCGCGGTTGGCGAGTGCTCCCACCTGCCGAAGTGGAGAAGCTTCGCGAACGGAGCAACTCGTTCGAAGACCTGCTGCGCTCGTCGGGCAACACGGGGCTCATCATCGGCCGCCGGGACGAATGCATTCGTTCAACGCGTACCAATCGCTGTTTGCTGATCGTGCTGGATGGCGTGCCGCTCAGTGGCACCTATCCCAACATCAATCCGCGGGACGTGTACTTCCTGGCCGTACTCTCGCCGAACCAGGCCCAGGTGCAGTTCGGGGATCGCGCGCCCAATGGGGCACTGGTCGTGTACACGCGGGCTTACGGAGATCGCTGA
- a CDS encoding TPM domain-containing protein, with amino-acid sequence MSRLPVTSRVFGALLLLLSSVGHTQPPPLPQPVGYVNDFANVIDAAAEARLDDLARRVNSATRGDMVVVTLPDLGGRPVEETALRLGREWKVGADAAIGDAARNAGVIILLVPKETASDGRGRCRIETGQGAEGFITDATAGAICRSMTPLFQQQRYGDALEAIAIDVADRYAASFGVTLDGQPRPASSRRDRGSGDEGESPLLGLVLLIIILFVFANARPGRRRGCVGCIPIPIPGPGMHGGGWSSGSFGGGGFGGGGFGGGGFGGFGGGGGFSGGGGGSDW; translated from the coding sequence ATGTCGCGTCTGCCGGTCACGTCGCGGGTCTTCGGGGCCCTCCTGCTGCTGCTGTCGTCGGTCGGCCACACGCAACCGCCGCCGCTGCCGCAGCCCGTGGGCTACGTCAACGATTTTGCCAATGTCATCGACGCGGCCGCCGAAGCGCGTCTCGATGACCTGGCGCGGCGCGTGAACAGCGCGACCCGTGGTGACATGGTGGTGGTGACGCTGCCCGATCTGGGTGGCCGGCCGGTCGAAGAGACGGCGCTGCGCCTGGGTCGCGAGTGGAAGGTGGGCGCTGACGCGGCCATCGGCGACGCGGCGCGCAACGCCGGCGTGATCATCCTGTTGGTGCCCAAGGAAACGGCCAGTGACGGCCGCGGGCGCTGCCGCATCGAGACGGGGCAGGGCGCTGAAGGATTCATCACCGATGCGACGGCCGGCGCGATCTGTCGCAGCATGACGCCGCTGTTTCAGCAGCAGCGCTACGGCGATGCGCTCGAGGCCATCGCGATCGACGTGGCGGATCGTTATGCCGCCTCCTTTGGCGTGACGCTGGATGGGCAGCCGCGACCCGCGAGCTCGCGGCGCGATCGCGGCTCGGGTGACGAGGGGGAGAGTCCGCTGCTCGGCCTCGTGCTGCTCATCATCATTCTGTTCGTGTTTGCCAACGCGCGTCCTGGTCGGCGGCGCGGCTGTGTGGGCTGCATCCCCATCCCGATTCCCGGGCCCGGGATGCATGGCGGCGGCTGGTCGTCGGGCAGCTTTGGTGGTGGCGGGTTCGGTGGCGGCGGTTTTGGTGGTGGAGGCTTTGGCGGCTTCGGTGGCGGCGGTGGCTTCAGCGGAGGTGGTGGTGGCTCAGACTGGTAA